In the Chroococcidiopsis sp. SAG 2025 genome, one interval contains:
- a CDS encoding peptidase C15 has protein sequence MAKKILLTSFTTWLPHQQTNSSDDLLEKISQLNYTFAVLNFLRRLPVNIQLASNIVMKKTQVLKPNFIVCCGMAERRQYLSIESNAACNGSILQTNIALEKLVGENSRVKISHDAGKFVCEGLYYSILEWIQRHQLPVNCVFVHVPILTEQNLNFVLNDFEFILQRLGNY, from the coding sequence ATGGCAAAAAAAATTCTACTAACTTCCTTTACAACTTGGCTACCTCACCAACAAACGAATTCTTCTGACGACCTATTAGAAAAAATATCTCAACTTAACTATACATTTGCTGTTCTCAACTTTTTGCGTCGGTTACCCGTCAACATTCAACTTGCCAGCAATATAGTGATGAAAAAAACTCAGGTGTTAAAACCTAATTTCATTGTTTGTTGCGGTATGGCAGAACGCCGACAGTATTTGAGTATTGAGTCTAATGCGGCTTGTAATGGTAGTATCTTACAGACAAACATCGCTCTCGAAAAGTTAGTCGGGGAGAACAGCAGAGTCAAAATTAGTCACGATGCCGGAAAGTTTGTCTGCGAAGGACTTTATTATTCAATTTTAGAGTGGATTCAACGTCATCAGTTACCAGTAAATTGTGTTTTTGTTCACGTCCCGATATTGACTGAACAAAATTTAAATTTTGTTTTAAATGATTTTGAATTCATTTTGCAACGACTAGGTAATTATTAG
- the rsmD gene encoding 16S rRNA (guanine(966)-N(2))-methyltransferase RsmD: MSLRISGNRQLKSLPGRDTRPTSGRVREAVFNIWQGKITDCRWLDLCAGTGSMGAEALCRGANYVIGIEQSSRACSIIQQNWQKIAKPEQQFQVLRGDVLKRLKTLAGQQFDRIYFDPPYASGLYQPILEAIARYHLLHPEGELAIEYDPSLWQPQALPGLEICRQKIYGNTTLIFYTKEM, encoded by the coding sequence ATGAGTCTCAGAATCTCTGGTAATCGCCAATTAAAATCCCTTCCAGGTAGAGATACTCGCCCTACTAGTGGTAGAGTGCGGGAGGCTGTATTTAATATTTGGCAGGGAAAAATTACCGATTGTCGCTGGTTAGATCTATGTGCTGGAACTGGATCGATGGGTGCGGAAGCTTTATGTAGAGGCGCTAATTATGTAATCGGGATCGAACAATCCAGCCGTGCTTGCAGCATTATTCAACAGAACTGGCAGAAAATAGCCAAACCAGAACAACAGTTTCAAGTATTGCGCGGTGACGTATTGAAGCGGTTGAAAACTTTAGCCGGACAGCAATTCGATCGCATCTACTTCGATCCACCCTATGCCAGTGGATTGTATCAGCCAATATTAGAGGCGATCGCTCGCTATCATCTCTTGCATCCAGAGGGAGAACTCGCTATAGAATACGATCCCTCACTTTGGCAACCCCAAGCCTTACCTGGTTTAGAAATTTGTCGCCAAAAAATCTATGGCAACACAACTTTAATTTTCTATACAAAAGAGATGTAG
- a CDS encoding YlcI/YnfO family protein has protein sequence MSRLTVRLPETLHHQLVRLAQSEGVSLNQYIVYALTRQVTSAYTVDTLPETTRDRQKESFNTLLQNLGQASSAEIEVVMAEREPVEPEESLTSEVISRLQEHISNKRLSS, from the coding sequence ATGAGTAGGTTGACAGTACGTTTACCAGAAACGTTGCATCACCAATTAGTGCGTTTAGCCCAAAGCGAAGGTGTTTCTTTAAATCAGTACATTGTTTATGCCCTGACTCGTCAGGTAACATCAGCTTACACGGTTGATACTCTACCTGAAACAACACGCGATCGCCAAAAAGAATCTTTTAATACTCTATTACAGAACTTAGGACAAGCTTCGTCGGCTGAAATTGAGGTAGTAATGGCTGAACGAGAACCTGTCGAACCAGAAGAAAGTTTAACTTCTGAAGTTATTAGTCGCTTGCAAGAGCATATAAGTAATAAAAGATTGTCAAGCTAG
- the petG gene encoding cytochrome b6-f complex subunit V: MVEPLLDGMVLGLIFVTLAGLFFKAYEQFKRGKKLGID; this comes from the coding sequence GTGGTTGAACCCTTACTCGATGGCATGGTACTAGGTCTAATTTTTGTTACCCTGGCAGGGCTGTTTTTCAAAGCTTACGAGCAATTCAAGCGCGGTAAAAAGCTGGGAATTGACTAA
- a CDS encoding cytochrome c → MDNQHVLSQNSLQRFATIALALLLAIAMAIVGAYLLSPADPYIKGVLSLSGDPMQGNAIFQMNCAGCHGFQAEGNVGPSLQGVSKRKSGYGLIHQVISGDTPPMPKFQPSEKEMADLLSYLETL, encoded by the coding sequence TTGGATAACCAGCACGTCCTCAGTCAAAATTCGCTCCAGCGGTTCGCGACGATCGCTCTAGCGCTGTTATTGGCGATCGCAATGGCGATTGTGGGCGCTTACCTACTCAGTCCCGCCGATCCTTATATTAAGGGCGTTTTATCTTTATCTGGCGATCCGATGCAAGGCAATGCGATCTTCCAGATGAACTGTGCTGGTTGTCATGGCTTTCAGGCAGAAGGTAATGTTGGTCCCAGCCTGCAAGGAGTTTCTAAACGGAAGTCAGGCTACGGTTTAATCCATCAGGTGATTAGTGGGGATACACCACCCATGCCAAAATTTCAGCCTAGCGAGAAGGAAATGGCAGATTTGCTCAGTTATTTGGAAACACTGTGA
- a CDS encoding type II toxin-antitoxin system HicB family antitoxin, which yields MKIKAVIWQEDGVWCASVPALPGCHTWGESYEHLLEMLKDAIQGWLDVASQQLS from the coding sequence ATGAAAATTAAAGCTGTTATTTGGCAAGAAGACGGTGTATGGTGTGCTTCTGTGCCAGCATTACCAGGTTGCCATACTTGGGGTGAAAGTTACGAGCATTTATTAGAGATGCTAAAAGATGCGATTCAAGGATGGTTAGATGTTGCTAGTCAGCAGCTTTCCTAG
- the hisH gene encoding imidazole glycerol phosphate synthase subunit HisH, which produces MATIAVVDYDMGNLHSACKGLENAGATPKITDSAREILQADAIVLPGVGSFDPAVQHLRSRGLEAPIKQAIASGIPFLGICLGLQILFESSEEGKEPGLGIIAGTVRRFTSEPGITIPHMGWNQLQFTQPECTLWQKLPLNPWVYFVHSYYVAPVNSEVRAATVTHGSQVVTAAIAQDNLVAVQFHPEKSSTSGLQILSNFVAQVRETVLV; this is translated from the coding sequence ATGGCAACGATCGCAGTTGTAGATTATGACATGGGAAACTTGCACTCTGCCTGTAAAGGACTAGAAAATGCAGGCGCAACCCCAAAAATTACGGATTCCGCCAGAGAAATACTACAAGCAGATGCGATCGTCCTGCCAGGAGTCGGCTCATTCGATCCAGCCGTGCAACATTTGCGATCGCGGGGTTTAGAAGCACCCATCAAACAGGCGATCGCTAGTGGGATACCATTCTTAGGAATCTGCCTCGGTTTGCAAATTTTATTTGAAAGCAGCGAAGAAGGTAAAGAGCCAGGGTTGGGAATTATTGCTGGTACTGTCCGCCGCTTCACCTCCGAACCAGGAATTACAATTCCCCACATGGGTTGGAACCAATTGCAATTTACCCAACCAGAATGCACGTTATGGCAAAAGTTGCCATTGAATCCTTGGGTTTATTTCGTCCACTCTTACTATGTCGCTCCCGTCAATTCTGAAGTCCGCGCCGCTACAGTCACTCATGGTAGCCAAGTTGTCACAGCCGCGATCGCCCAAGATAATCTCGTAGCCGTCCAATTTCACCCCGAAAAGTCTTCTACATCAGGCTTGCAAATTTTATCTAACTTCGTGGCGCAGGTAAGGGAAACAGTTCTTGTATAA